In Rhodospirillaceae bacterium, a single genomic region encodes these proteins:
- a CDS encoding cyclohexadienyl dehydrogenase (dual function enzyme catalyzes the formation of 4-hydroxyphenylpyruvate from prephenate and the formation of tyrosine from arogenate), whose protein sequence is MTTEKILFDRVALIGAGLIGSSLGRAIRQEQLAKSVAAYSRRSDTRERLSHLGIVDNVAKSIKEAVDDADLIIISVPVGASEDVAKKLGPHIKPGAIVTDTGSVKEAVIRAVVPHLPNSANFVPGHPIAGTENSGPEAGFASLFEGRWCVITPTNDTNQSAIDKVTNLWQRMGSKVDIMSAAHHDKVLAITSHIPHLIAFNIVGTVADLEDDTKMEAVKYAAGGFRDFTRIAASDPEMWRDVFMENREAVLEMLGRFSEDLSALQRAIRRGDANSLETKFTRTRDLRRRVIDAEQA, encoded by the coding sequence ATGACTACCGAGAAAATTCTTTTTGATCGTGTCGCGCTGATTGGAGCAGGACTAATAGGAAGCTCCTTAGGACGAGCAATTCGTCAGGAGCAGCTGGCCAAGTCCGTCGCAGCCTACTCCCGCCGATCCGATACAAGGGAACGCCTTAGCCATCTTGGAATTGTAGACAATGTGGCGAAAAGTATTAAGGAAGCGGTGGATGACGCAGATCTCATTATCATCAGCGTGCCAGTTGGCGCATCAGAAGATGTGGCAAAAAAACTGGGACCGCATATTAAACCAGGCGCTATTGTTACAGACACTGGTTCTGTGAAAGAAGCTGTGATTCGAGCTGTAGTACCACATTTGCCAAACAGTGCTAATTTTGTGCCGGGCCATCCTATAGCTGGGACAGAAAATTCTGGCCCCGAAGCGGGTTTCGCATCTCTGTTCGAGGGAAGGTGGTGCGTGATAACGCCAACCAATGACACAAATCAAAGTGCCATAGACAAGGTAACAAACCTCTGGCAACGCATGGGCAGCAAGGTCGATATAATGAGCGCAGCTCATCACGACAAGGTGCTAGCCATAACCTCACACATCCCCCACTTAATAGCATTTAATATCGTTGGCACAGTGGCAGATCTTGAAGATGACACTAAGATGGAAGCTGTGAAGTATGCAGCCGGCGGATTTAGAGATTTCACCCGAATAGCGGCATCTGACCCAGAAATGTGGCGCGACGTTTTCATGGAAAACAGAGAAGCCGTACTGGAAATGCTTGGACGTTTCTCAGAGGACCTGTCCGCTCTGCAGCGCGCAATTCGGCGAGGAGACGCCAATAGTCTTGAAACGAAATTTACGAGAACCCGCGACCTTCGAAGACGAGTTATAGATGCAGAACAAGCGTAG
- the pheA gene encoding chorismate mutase has product MKQRSLKTLRLEIDAIDDKIHNLLMSRVKLVGEVGKVKAAAGDYRFSLRPAREASMMRRLVNQHRGPFPADSLIKIWRELLCGTVRVQTPFSVALCEGDDPIESRGLVRDQFSNAPTHIFATPENTIESVQSGESMVAVVPVPNRSTESTWWHELAFGKHKNLKIIGLLPFLRSNASPSSKAFSIAEVRPESSGRDTSLVVLEYVTGEPNVDFLEQTETYKILGQLAFNGRQPGIGKTTALLVSTQKFIEHPDQVKTLLPPSLQHVVTRFATIGCYPEQLDIGRTLEIS; this is encoded by the coding sequence GTGAAACAGCGCTCGCTCAAAACACTACGGTTGGAAATCGATGCCATCGATGACAAAATTCATAACTTATTGATGAGCCGGGTAAAATTGGTTGGAGAAGTAGGTAAAGTGAAAGCAGCGGCCGGAGATTACCGATTCTCTCTTAGACCAGCGCGCGAAGCTTCCATGATGCGGCGGCTCGTAAATCAGCATCGTGGGCCTTTCCCTGCCGACTCACTTATCAAAATATGGAGGGAACTACTTTGTGGTACAGTCCGGGTGCAAACACCTTTCTCGGTAGCCCTTTGTGAGGGGGATGATCCGATCGAATCAAGAGGCCTGGTACGAGACCAATTTAGCAACGCACCCACCCATATTTTCGCCACACCTGAAAATACGATAGAAAGTGTTCAATCTGGTGAATCGATGGTCGCAGTAGTACCAGTGCCAAACCGATCCACTGAAAGTACTTGGTGGCACGAATTGGCATTTGGGAAACACAAAAATCTTAAAATTATAGGACTACTACCCTTTCTGCGTTCAAATGCATCTCCCTCCTCAAAAGCCTTCTCCATTGCTGAAGTAAGACCTGAATCTAGTGGAAGGGACACCTCGCTTGTGGTCCTGGAATACGTTACGGGGGAACCTAATGTAGACTTTTTAGAACAAACAGAAACATACAAGATACTTGGCCAGCTAGCGTTTAATGGCAGGCAACCTGGCATAGGAAAAACCACCGCACTTCTGGTGTCGACGCAAAAATTTATTGAACATCCAGATCAGGTTAAAACCCTCCTGCCCCCATCATTGCAGCACGTCGTAACTCGGTTTGCAACTATAGGCTGTTACCCGGAACAGCTGGACATCGGCAGGACATTGGAGATCTCATGA